The Paracholeplasma brassicae genome includes the window TTATGGGGGCGGGGATACCAATTCGTATGCCTCAAATCATTGATCAATTTTCGAACAAAGAAAAAGCAAACTATTTGGTTAAGTTAAATGATTCTTCACAGCCACAAGTCACTTATGAGTTTGATCCAAATGATTTGTTTGATTTAGAGCCAATCGAGATTAAGAAACCGAAGTTTTTGGCGGTAGTTAGTTCACTTACACTAGCGAACTATCTATTAAAGGCTACGCATAAACCGGATGGATTTATTATCGAATTACCAACCGCTGGTGGTCACAACGCAAGACCACGAGGGGAATTGGTGTTTGATGAAACAGGTGAACCGGTTTATGGTAAAAAAGATGAGATTGATTTTGAAGGATTTAGAAAACTAGGGTATGATTTTTGGCTAGCCGGTGGTTTTGGTTCGCACGAAAAATACAAAGAAGCACTAAGCTTAGGGGCTGTAGGTATTCAAGTGGGAAGTGCCTTTGCGTTTTGTGAAGAATCTGGGTTTACAAAAGAGATAAAAGAACAAGTCATCAAACAAGTACTAGAAGACAATCTTACGGTTAAAACGGATTTTTTGGCATCACCTACAGGCTTTCCATTTAAAGTTGCTGATGTCCTAGGTAGTCTTCACGATGATGAAAGTTATCAAAAAAGAAAAAGAATTTGTGATTTGGGTTATTTAAGAGAAGCCTACGAAAAGCCTGATGGAAAGATTGGGTATCGATGCCCCTCTGAACCGGTGGAAGATTACGTTAGAAAAGGTGGAAATATCGAAGATACAGTCGGTAGAAAATGCTTATGTAACGGTTTAGTCTCAGCCATTGGAGTGGCTCAAAGTAGAGCATCAATCAAAGAAAAATCAATTGTGACAGCAGGTAATGATGCCATCTTTATTAAGCGTTTTATTAAACCTGGCAACAAGCATTATCAAGCAATTGATGTGATCAATCATATATTGTATAACAAGTAAAAAAAACAACAAGAAAAGGTGTCTATGCACCTTTTCTTCTTTATTTGTAACACTTTCATAAATTATCTTCTATCTTTCGACTTATGAATAATATTTTCAACACAGCTTTGTTAAAATGAAATCAATTAAAGATGTGATAGAGGAGAAAAAAATGAAAAAGAGGGTTATATTTTTAATTGTAATTGTAAGCGCTCTTATCTTATCGGGTTGTCAAAAAAAGAAAATAACCTGTGAGGAAGATGAGACAATAAAAGACGGTAAATGTGTTGTTTTGCTTTCTGAAATTGATCAAAAAATAGTCGATACGAGTGAATTAACGAACTATACAATTGAAGTTAGTATTCAATTTAAAGAGGAAATCGCCAACGTGGTGATTGCTTTTGATGATGAAAAGTCAGTGTTTCAAACAAATAATCAAACGGAATATTACTTAAATGAAAACAATCAAGTTTACCGTGTGTTTGAATCCAAATCAGGGTATCAAAAAGAACTGATTTCTGCTGATTCAAGTCAAGCCACACTCTATGATTTTTTTGTGGATTTAAAAGAAGATGATTTAAGTAAGCATGAATCAGCCTACTTACTTAACTATAGCAGTTATGATTTACTAGATGATTTAAGAAAATCGTTTGATCGTAACGCTGTATTATCAAACGTGGTTGTCACGTTTGGTGATACACACATAAAAAGCTTTAATTTTGATTTATCAACTGGTGAACTCGTGTATCATTTAATGATGAATTTCACTAATATCAATCAAACCGTAATCGAGGTACCAAGTCATGTCTAAACACCGCATATGGGTTAAAAGTATCTTATTATTTTTTGTTCTTACATTAGGATTAGTTCTGCCTACTGCAGTTAAAGTTGATGCATTTTTCAGGGTCTATCCGACTACAAAAGAAACAAGATATGTCGAAGGGGTAAAACATCAAAAAATCATCGGCGATATTGATTTTAATGGAACATCCTCAAAACAAATCATCAACTATGTTGGGGCAAATATAAAAACCGAAGATATTAAGGTTGTTGTTGGAGACGGGTATGCCGATTATGGCTTTGGGATGTCCAACTTACTAAGTCAAATTTATAACGTTAACCGTCGTTATGATAATTTAAATGTCATCGCAGGTGTTAATGGCGATTTCTATAATATGTCAAATGGAATTCCAACGATGGCCTATGTTAGAAACTTTGAAGTTATTTTTGAAGGTGTAACAAAGGCAAGAACACTTATCGGGTTTAAAGACGACGGTGAGGTTGTTTATGGTAATCCGACTTTTGAAGGTTATGAAGTAATGGTCTTCAACGAAGAAGGCGAACTTAAACTAAAACAAATCAAAGTCAATGGGTTTAATCGTTTACCAAATCAAGGCGAAGTCACGGTGTTCTTTAGTGAATATGTTGGTGTCATCGATAGTGGTGAATCAAAAATTGTACTTGACGCTAAAGACATCAAATCCGATGGTTCAGGGGCAAGATATTTTGGAAAAGGTGTTTTACAAAGTGTAACCAAAGAACGCATTGAAGTTCAAGAAAAACAAATTGTCTTAATGGGAGATTCACTCTTCGAAGAAGGGTTAATTAATGAAACAGACACGGTCGTAATTCAACAAAAATTAGGTGGTAAATTTGAAGGTGTCAGACACGCTTTAGGCGGTTGGGAACATTTGGTTAAACAAGGGGTACCTGAAACAACATTTACAGCAGGTGCGAGTTATCAATTCCGAGCACCTAGAACTGCAATTGGGATTAAGAGTGATGGAACAATCTTTTTTGTCACGGTGGATGGCAGACAAAAACCGCAAGGCATGGAGGGCGTGACTGCTTATGAAATGGCAGAAATCATGGCTTATTTTGAAGCAGAAGAAGCATTCAACCTTGATGGTGGTGGCTCAACAACCATGGCCGTTCTCGGTGATGCTGAGGGTGTATATGACATTATGAATAGTCCTTCGGATGGGAACTTACGTTCAAATGCCAATGGGTTTTTCTTTGTTAAAGGCAGTTTTGATGAAGTGAAACAACCAATTCCTTTTCCTGATAATCGAACACAATTAGATCTTCCAACGAATTTATTTATCAATGAAGAGGGAATCTTAAGTTTTGATCAAGTTGAAAACGCCACTAGCTATGAACTTCTTGTGGATGGAAATAGTCGCATTAAAACAACCTCAACTACCATTGATCTAAATCAGCTAGAATTAGGCGGCCATCAAATTCAACTGCGTGCACTTGGTAATCATGAATTGTTTAGACAATCGAGTTATACCACATCAAGAGATTACGTTGTTTACAGCAGTGACGTAATGAAAATGATTGAGTTTTTAAGAGAATACACAAGAAAAGAAAGCGAACGAATGGGTTCAAATTAATTGAATGAAGCCACAAAAATGTGGCTTTGTTCGACTGTTTAGGGGGAAATGAAATTGAAGATTATTACGTGTATTAAACAAGTACCAGCCTCAAGTAACGTTCAAGTTGATCCAATTACTGGGGTATTATTAAGAGATGGGAATAACGTGAAAATGAATCCGTACGATTTGTATGGATTAGAAACGGCATTTCAAATGAAAGAAAGAACTGGTGCAATCGTTAGTGCAATTACGATGGGACCACCAAGTGCAACAAGTGTCTTAAAAGAAGCACTCTATATGGGTGCGGATGAAGCAGCACTCATTACGGATAGAAAGTTTGCTGGTGCAGATGTACTAGCTACCTCCTATACAATTAGTCAAATGATTAGACACATGGGTGAGTTTGATGTAGTCATCTGCGGGAAACAAACAACCGATGGTGATACTGCTCAAGTAGGACCAGAAATGGCAGAGTTTCTAGGTATCCCACACATTCCTTATGTAAAAGAGATTATTGAGGTAACTAAAGATTACTTGATTGTCAAATCGACCTACGAGCAGTATGAAGAAATCGTTAAAGTTAGTACACCGTGTTTACTAACCATTGAAAAAGGCTATAATACGCCGAGATTACCTTCCTATCTAAGAAAACAACAATATAAAGACTATAAAATTGAAATGGTGACTCTTAAACAATTTGAAGATCAAGACGAATCTCATTATGGCTTAAATGGTTCACCAACTCAAGTCGATGAAATATTCTCACCTTCTAAGAACCATGAGGTCAAACACCTTGTGGGTAGTAGTGAAGAACTAGCAGCAAAAATGATTGAAATATTAAAAGAAAGTCGATTTGTGTAGGTGATATCATGGGTTATATTAAAGTAAATAATGAGAAAGTAACTAAAGAAGTAGCAAGTGAGTTGATGGACATTTGTCCGTTTAATGCATTCGAATACACAGATGCGTATTTATCAATCAATGCGTCTTGTCGGGTATGTAAACTCTGTGTCAAAAAGGGACCAAAAGGGGTTTGTGAGTTTATCGATGATTCAAGACCTAAAATTGATAAAACAATTTATCGTGGGATTGCAGTTTATATTGAGCAACGAAACAACAAAGCACATGAGGTTGGGTTTGAACTCTTAGGTAAAGCACAAGAGATTTCTAAAAAAACAAATGAACCTGTTTACGCGATTGTTATTGCAAAAGACGCAAGTAAAATAGTCGAACAATGTTTGTCATATGGTGTTGATGAAGTCTTTGTATTTCAAGACGATGCTTATGAGGACTTCAATGTAGAAACGTATACGAATGCCGTAGAACATTTTTATAAGAAATACCAAAACAACGTTATTTTGATGGGTTCAACCCCACAAGGTAGAAGCTTTGCTCCCCGAATTGCAGCAAGACTACGAACAGGACTTACCGCAGATTGTACGATGCTAGATATCACAGAAGAAGGCGACTTACTCCAAATTAGACCAGCGTTTGGCGGTAATATTATGGCAAAAATCAACACACCGAATAACCGCCCACAACTAGCGACCATCAGATATAAGATGTTTAATAAACCAAATAAAGTCGTACCTTTTGGAAAGGTAACCTATGAAGAGACCGGCAATTTAAGCAAAGAATCAACCATCAAAATGATAGAAAAAATAGAAAAACCAAAAGTGAATGACATCTCTGAGGCGGAAGTAATCATAGCGGTTGGAAGAGCATTTAAGAAACAAAAAGATTTGGAATTGATTGAACCATTAAGACAAAAATTGAATGCACAAATTGCTTGTACTAGACCACTTGTTGAAAATGGATGGTTTGATAACCGACTTCAAATCGGGTTAAGTGGCCGAACCGTAAAACCAAAGCTTTTGATTAATCTCGGTATCAGTGGTTCAGTTCACTTTATTGAAGGCATGAAAGAATCCGAACTAATCATCTCAGTCAATCAAGATCCCAATACAAAATTATTTGATGTCTCTCATTATTCAATCATTGGAGATATTTATGAAGTTATACCAAAACTAAATGACTTATTAAAAGAGATAGGAGTCGTCTAAATGTACAAAAAAGTAGAACTTACGGATGTTGAATCGTTAATCAATATTGTTGGAAAACAACAGTTGTTTTTCAACGATGAAATCGAACAAGAGTACGCACATGATGAATTAAAAACAGTTAAACACATGCCTGAAGTACATGTGATTGCTCAAAATAAAATTCAAATTAGCCAAATCATGACTTACGCGTATTCAAATAATATTCCTGTAACGGTTCGTGGAAGCGGCACGGGACTTGTTGGTGCGTGTGTGCCTATTTATGGTGGTATTTTACTAGATTTATCACGAATGAATCGCATATTAGAACTGGATAAAACAAATATGACACTTACCGTAGAACCAGGGGTATTGTTATTAGATATCTATGAAAAAGTAGAAAAAGAAGGTCTGTTTTACGCACCAGATCCAGGTGAAAAAACGGCGACCATTGGTGGTAATATTTCCACAAACGCTGGCGGGATGAGAGCGGTCAAATATGGTGTGACTAGAGACTGGGTTCGTGGATTAGAAGTGGTATTACCAAACGGTAAAATTGAAAAATTCGGTGGAAAAGTTGTGAAAAATTCTACTGGATTCAGCCTGAAAGATTTAATCGTTGGTTCTGAGGGGACTCTAGGGATCATCGTAGAGGCGACACTTCGTTTAATATCACTACCAAAACATCAAGCTTCCTTATTAGTGCCATTTAAAAACAGAGAAGATGCGATTAAAGCCGCACCTGAACTGATTAAAAATCATGTAACGCCTACGGCAGTTGAGTTTATGGAAAAGCAATCATTACAATACTCAGAAACCTTTTTAGGAAAGAAAATTCCTCATAACAATTTTGAAGCTTATCTACTACTGTCATACGATGGAAACACAGATCAAGCTTTAAATGATGACATTGAAATCGCAAGCAAAATGGCACTTGAATTAGGAGCGATTGATGTTTTCTTAGTCGACACCGAAGAACGTAAAAAAGGTATTTGGACGGTTCGGGGAGGATTTTTAGAAGCCATTAAAGCTTCATCAAGCGAAATTGATGAGATTGATGTCGTGCTACCTCGCTCTAACATTAGCAATTACTTGGCCTATGTGAGAGAAGTTTCTGAACAATTAAATGTTCGTATCCCATATTTTGGACACGTTGGTGATGGTAACTTACACATCTACTTCTGTAAAGATGAGTTATCAGATAAAACATGGAAAGAGAAAATTGAAGAAGGCTTTGATTTACTCTATAAACGCGCCTTCGAATATGGTGGACTTGTCTCTGGTGAACATGGTATTGGTTTTGCAAAAAAGAAATACATGAAACACCTACTTGGTGAAGAACAAATGCGACTCATGAAAGGTATTAAAGACACATTCGATCCGAAACGTATCTTAAATCCTGGGAAAGTGATTGAATAAAAATTTCTAAAAAAGATGATATACTCATCTTTTTTAATTATATTGAGTTAAGAATCTTGTCTAATGTATAGACAGTTGTCGAAAACGCTATCAATTTTGACAATTTATGTTATAATATCTCATAGAAGAGATTGAACATGGGGTGAATCTAATGAGTGTAATGTTAAATATGTTGAAATACAAGGAAGATCTTAGTATGGCTGAAAAGGTGGTTCTTGACTATTTAATTGAACATAAAGAGGATTTAGAAGATTTTGGAATTGAAAAAATCGCAGAAGCAGCCTACACCTCACCGGCATCGGTTGTTCGCATGTGCAAGAAACTAGGGTATAAAGGATTTAAAGACTTCAAAATTGACTTCATTTTAGCAAATGCGAAAGTAGAAATTCCTGAAGGTAGTGAGTACTCCGATGTTATATTAACTAAAAAATTTAACACAGGTAAAACCGCGATTGAAAATAACATTCGTGTATTAGAAGATACACTAAAACTTTACAATGAAGAAGTTGTTGAAGAAGCTGCACAAGTTATCATGAATTCAAGAAAAATATTGATTTTTGGTAAAGGTTCTTCATACATTGTCTGTAAGGACTTAGAGATGAAATTAAGACGAATCAATAAATTTGCGATTGCACAAGGTGAATCACATGAACAGTTGATTGATGCGTCATTCATCAACCAAAGAGATGTCATTATTTTTATTTCAAACTCAGGTAAAACAAAAGAAATTATATCAGCGGCGCTTTTAGCTAAAGAGAATAAAGCGAAGATTATAGCGATTACAAAGTTAGGTACATCAATCCTAGCGGATTTAGCAGATATTTGCATCTACACTTCGTCACTCGAAAGTGAATTTCGTAGTGCAGCAATGACTTCAAGAATCTCTCAATTAGCGGTTGTTGATGCGTTATTCTCGCATTGTGCGTACGTTGATATTGATCGTTCGGTTAAAACATTAGAAATGACCTATCAAACATTTAAAAGATTTAAAAGATAAGTAGGGTGCACAGGAAACTGTGCTCCTTTTTTTCGCTCTAGCATCCTTTTTTTCCGATAGTGAAAAAAACAACCTAAAACGGATGTAAGCGTTTCATTTACGTAGTAAAGCGACTATAATGAATGTGAAAGAAGTGATTTTATGAAGAAGAAAGCCATTGGAATTATGAGTGGGACCTCCTTGGATGCTGTTGATATTGTTTTATGCGAGATTGAGGGAAGTTATCTAGAGACCCAAATTAAAGAACTTGCGTTTAAATCTTACTCTTTTGATGAAGAATTAAAACATAAAACACTTCAAGCCATTTCATTGGAAAATGCCTCTGCAAAAGATTTATGTAGTCTAAATTTCGAGCTTGGTTATTTATTCGCTGATTGCGTTAATCAATTCTTAAATGAACACTCACTGACCTCAGATGAAATTGATTTTATTGCTTCGCATGGGCAAACCATATATCACATACCACAAGATGAAAAAAATCATATTAGAAGCACCCTTCAATTAGGTGATGGGTCAATCATCTCATCAAAAACGGGTATTACTACCGTCTCTAATTTTAGAACCGCTGACATGGCGCTTGGTGGTCAAGGCGCACCACTGGTACCATATGCAGAATTTCTTATGTATCGTGATAAGAACAAAAATCGTGCCATGCATAATTTGGGTGGTATTTCGAATTTGACTATTTTGAATAGAGACTGTAGTGAAGCATCAGTTTTAGCCTTTGATACAGGGCCTGCAAACATGATGATTGATTATTCGATGCAACAGCTCTATCATTTACCATACGACCAAAATGGTGCTACTGCTAGAAAAGGTCAGCTAATTAGATCGATGTATGATCAAATCATGTCCAAAAGTTATTTTAATGAATGCCCACCTAAGTCAACAGGTAGAGAACTATTTGGAAATCTTTATACTAAGTCATTGATTGATCAATATATGAATCATAAAAAAGAAGACATCATACACACATTAACCAAGGTGACAGCTAATTCGATTATCGAGGCTTATGAGCGTTTTGTACTTAAAAACACACCACTAGATGAAATAATTTTTGCTGGTGGTGGGGCATATAATACGTATTTAATGGAGTTAATTCAAACTGGTTTACCAAATATTAAAATTATGAGACTAGAAGACTTAGGGTTTAATAGTCAGTCGAAAGAAGCGACCGCGTTTGTGGTCTTAGGTAATGAAACACTAAACGGTCATTACAACCATTTGCTTAAAGCCACAGGTGCTACAACATATGGCATTTTAGGACAAATCAGTCCTGTATATAAGAAGGTGAAATCATGAGATATAAGAAACTTTTGATCGTTGGAAGAAGTATGTTTTTAGAGACAATCATTGATCAGGTGATAGAGAACAATCAAACCAACATTGGTGAAATTGTTTTGTATCAAACGGGGCTTGATGCTGCAACAAAAAAAGAAGTTCAACAAGAATTGATGAATAAAGTTCATGATAAAACATACGCACTTAATTTCATGATTACAGACGACAAAAAGAAAGCGTTTGGTGGGTCTGATTATGTGGTGATATCGTTTTGTGAAAAAAATCACCCGAAAGACATCAATCAATACGAACCACTGATCGATTCTAAGGTATCGTCAAGAGAAGCTTACATTGTTAGTAATCATTTTAAAGCAATGAATCTAATTCCGAAAATCATTGACGTTTTACATGATGTTGATACCTATGCAGAAGACGCATGGGTCATTAATTTAAGTACACCAAATGGTGTCATCAATGAATCGATATATCGCTATTGTGAACACGAAAAATACATTGGGATTGGGCAATCACCATTAAAAATGAAAGAACAATTTATTAAACAAATGGCAGTTCAACCAAAGCAGTTAATTCCTGTGGTTGCTGGGTTAGATGGCTTATCTTATGTGTTAAACTTGTATAATTCAAAAAATGACATATTACCTAAATTGATTGATGAACTACATGAGACAAAACAACTCAATGATTGGCGCTTTGAATTTGTTAAACAGCTTGGAGTCTATCCAAGCATACACCATCAATTTTTTGAACAATTTATGTCAAACACGGAAGTAATCGATACAGATACGTTGGCACAAGATCAACATTACATGGCAAAAAGCGTGACTGATTTTATTTCAAGTGTGGAGCAAGATAAAAGAGATTATCAAGTGGTAATCACATCTAATAAAGGTCACATCACGGATCTTCCAAGAAATGCATCAATTGAAATTACCGCGAGAATTACAAAAGATGGACCAAAACCTGTACATGTTGGTAGTCTTCCTATTCAAATAAGAGGTCTTGTACAAAGCGTCAAGGCGTATGAAGAGTTATTAAGCGATGCAGTTTTTGAAAAAAACATAGACAAAGCACGGTTGGCATTACAAATCCACCCAGCCATTAAAAACATGAAAAATGCAAAAATGGTTTTTGATGAGATTGTTTCAAACAATCAATACTACTTTCAAGGATTTTTACCTAAGGAGAAAAACAACAATGAAACTGTTTTACTATAAAGATAAAGAAAGACCGATTTGTTATTACAATACAGACAAGCAGGTAGAAATACCAGAGACGTTTAAATTAAAACCGTTTCGGGGCATGTGGGTTTCGAATGTCGCAAACATCGATTTACCGATATTAGAAGATGAACAAAGCTACAAAGAAAAGATTAATCGTATGCTAGAGGTAGCAAAGTCCTTTAATA containing:
- a CDS encoding phosphodiester glycosidase family protein, which translates into the protein MSKHRIWVKSILLFFVLTLGLVLPTAVKVDAFFRVYPTTKETRYVEGVKHQKIIGDIDFNGTSSKQIINYVGANIKTEDIKVVVGDGYADYGFGMSNLLSQIYNVNRRYDNLNVIAGVNGDFYNMSNGIPTMAYVRNFEVIFEGVTKARTLIGFKDDGEVVYGNPTFEGYEVMVFNEEGELKLKQIKVNGFNRLPNQGEVTVFFSEYVGVIDSGESKIVLDAKDIKSDGSGARYFGKGVLQSVTKERIEVQEKQIVLMGDSLFEEGLINETDTVVIQQKLGGKFEGVRHALGGWEHLVKQGVPETTFTAGASYQFRAPRTAIGIKSDGTIFFVTVDGRQKPQGMEGVTAYEMAEIMAYFEAEEAFNLDGGGSTTMAVLGDAEGVYDIMNSPSDGNLRSNANGFFFVKGSFDEVKQPIPFPDNRTQLDLPTNLFINEEGILSFDQVENATSYELLVDGNSRIKTTSTTIDLNQLELGGHQIQLRALGNHELFRQSSYTTSRDYVVYSSDVMKMIEFLREYTRKESERMGSN
- a CDS encoding FAD-binding oxidoreductase, yielding MYKKVELTDVESLINIVGKQQLFFNDEIEQEYAHDELKTVKHMPEVHVIAQNKIQISQIMTYAYSNNIPVTVRGSGTGLVGACVPIYGGILLDLSRMNRILELDKTNMTLTVEPGVLLLDIYEKVEKEGLFYAPDPGEKTATIGGNISTNAGGMRAVKYGVTRDWVRGLEVVLPNGKIEKFGGKVVKNSTGFSLKDLIVGSEGTLGIIVEATLRLISLPKHQASLLVPFKNREDAIKAAPELIKNHVTPTAVEFMEKQSLQYSETFLGKKIPHNNFEAYLLLSYDGNTDQALNDDIEIASKMALELGAIDVFLVDTEERKKGIWTVRGGFLEAIKASSSEIDEIDVVLPRSNISNYLAYVREVSEQLNVRIPYFGHVGDGNLHIYFCKDELSDKTWKEKIEEGFDLLYKRAFEYGGLVSGEHGIGFAKKKYMKHLLGEEQMRLMKGIKDTFDPKRILNPGKVIE
- a CDS encoding electron transfer flavoprotein subunit alpha/FixB family protein, giving the protein MGYIKVNNEKVTKEVASELMDICPFNAFEYTDAYLSINASCRVCKLCVKKGPKGVCEFIDDSRPKIDKTIYRGIAVYIEQRNNKAHEVGFELLGKAQEISKKTNEPVYAIVIAKDASKIVEQCLSYGVDEVFVFQDDAYEDFNVETYTNAVEHFYKKYQNNVILMGSTPQGRSFAPRIAARLRTGLTADCTMLDITEEGDLLQIRPAFGGNIMAKINTPNNRPQLATIRYKMFNKPNKVVPFGKVTYEETGNLSKESTIKMIEKIEKPKVNDISEAEVIIAVGRAFKKQKDLELIEPLRQKLNAQIACTRPLVENGWFDNRLQIGLSGRTVKPKLLINLGISGSVHFIEGMKESELIISVNQDPNTKLFDVSHYSIIGDIYEVIPKLNDLLKEIGVV
- a CDS encoding 6-phospho-beta-glucosidase, which gives rise to MRYKKLLIVGRSMFLETIIDQVIENNQTNIGEIVLYQTGLDAATKKEVQQELMNKVHDKTYALNFMITDDKKKAFGGSDYVVISFCEKNHPKDINQYEPLIDSKVSSREAYIVSNHFKAMNLIPKIIDVLHDVDTYAEDAWVINLSTPNGVINESIYRYCEHEKYIGIGQSPLKMKEQFIKQMAVQPKQLIPVVAGLDGLSYVLNLYNSKNDILPKLIDELHETKQLNDWRFEFVKQLGVYPSIHHQFFEQFMSNTEVIDTDTLAQDQHYMAKSVTDFISSVEQDKRDYQVVITSNKGHITDLPRNASIEITARITKDGPKPVHVGSLPIQIRGLVQSVKAYEELLSDAVFEKNIDKARLALQIHPAIKNMKNAKMVFDEIVSNNQYYFQGFLPKEKNNNETVLL
- the anmK gene encoding anhydro-N-acetylmuramic acid kinase AnmK, with protein sequence MKKKAIGIMSGTSLDAVDIVLCEIEGSYLETQIKELAFKSYSFDEELKHKTLQAISLENASAKDLCSLNFELGYLFADCVNQFLNEHSLTSDEIDFIASHGQTIYHIPQDEKNHIRSTLQLGDGSIISSKTGITTVSNFRTADMALGGQGAPLVPYAEFLMYRDKNKNRAMHNLGGISNLTILNRDCSEASVLAFDTGPANMMIDYSMQQLYHLPYDQNGATARKGQLIRSMYDQIMSKSYFNECPPKSTGRELFGNLYTKSLIDQYMNHKKEDIIHTLTKVTANSIIEAYERFVLKNTPLDEIIFAGGGAYNTYLMELIQTGLPNIKIMRLEDLGFNSQSKEATAFVVLGNETLNGHYNHLLKATGATTYGILGQISPVYKKVKS
- a CDS encoding MurR/RpiR family transcriptional regulator codes for the protein MSVMLNMLKYKEDLSMAEKVVLDYLIEHKEDLEDFGIEKIAEAAYTSPASVVRMCKKLGYKGFKDFKIDFILANAKVEIPEGSEYSDVILTKKFNTGKTAIENNIRVLEDTLKLYNEEVVEEAAQVIMNSRKILIFGKGSSYIVCKDLEMKLRRINKFAIAQGESHEQLIDASFINQRDVIIFISNSGKTKEIISAALLAKENKAKIIAITKLGTSILADLADICIYTSSLESEFRSAAMTSRISQLAVVDALFSHCAYVDIDRSVKTLEMTYQTFKRFKR
- a CDS encoding nitronate monooxygenase, which encodes MNKKYSKPTLIQGGMGIGVSSHQLANTVSREGGLGVVSLTAVTVSFLRRLMDKEEDYLNACEGFIDPEFVKEVTLKYYGMKNNEAYQMIEMPSLNPSAFFLKAMVLSSYVEVSLAKKGHNGVIGINMLEKIQIPTLPLLFGAMLAGVDYVIMGAGIPIRMPQIIDQFSNKEKANYLVKLNDSSQPQVTYEFDPNDLFDLEPIEIKKPKFLAVVSSLTLANYLLKATHKPDGFIIELPTAGGHNARPRGELVFDETGEPVYGKKDEIDFEGFRKLGYDFWLAGGFGSHEKYKEALSLGAVGIQVGSAFAFCEESGFTKEIKEQVIKQVLEDNLTVKTDFLASPTGFPFKVADVLGSLHDDESYQKRKRICDLGYLREAYEKPDGKIGYRCPSEPVEDYVRKGGNIEDTVGRKCLCNGLVSAIGVAQSRASIKEKSIVTAGNDAIFIKRFIKPGNKHYQAIDVINHILYNK
- a CDS encoding electron transfer flavoprotein subunit beta/FixA family protein; the encoded protein is MKIITCIKQVPASSNVQVDPITGVLLRDGNNVKMNPYDLYGLETAFQMKERTGAIVSAITMGPPSATSVLKEALYMGADEAALITDRKFAGADVLATSYTISQMIRHMGEFDVVICGKQTTDGDTAQVGPEMAEFLGIPHIPYVKEIIEVTKDYLIVKSTYEQYEEIVKVSTPCLLTIEKGYNTPRLPSYLRKQQYKDYKIEMVTLKQFEDQDESHYGLNGSPTQVDEIFSPSKNHEVKHLVGSSEELAAKMIEILKESRFV